One window from the genome of Rufibacter tibetensis encodes:
- a CDS encoding cellulase family glycosylhydrolase has translation MKYKTSLFLLFFLYGSFFFSSLVAQNKASKNQELVYVDQKGIMRWNKNNQEAAFFGVNYTVPFAYGYRSVKARNVDPEKAIDQDVYHMARLGLDAFRVHVWDTEISDTLGNLLENEHLRLFDYLVYKLKQRNIRVMLTPIAFWGNGYPEKDENTPGFSRLYGKQKALVNEYAFKAQENYLKQFLNHINPYTKLRYGADPNIIAAEVNNEPQHSGPKARTTEYVNRMVAAIRATGWTKPIFYNISESPRYADAVAKANVDGFSFQWYPTGLVANHTLQGNYLPHVDRYNIPFDTIPEFRNKALMVYEFDAGDVLGSYMYPAMAKSFREAGFQWATQFAYDPMATAYANTEYQTHYLNLAYTPSKAISLMIAAEAFHQLPLRKSYGTYPADSVFGAFRVSYKESLSEMNTQRAFLYTNTTHTKPVNVGKLTQVAGVGSSPVVTYSGSGSYFLDKLEKGVWRLEVMPDAVHIRDPFAKASPNKEVTRIQWLNHSMQIRLAELGEEFTITSVNEGNAYKASAKEGGFQIKPGVYLLARKGKGPLKGKTFFGNMEIKEFAAPQPTETKIFVAHQPLKEVSAGKPFVLYAKVVGVSREAKISLQLNNQAGVYKTVAMESLGGSKYKAEIPFDLTSPGLINYRIMVQDGTQQVTFPGGYEGDPWAWDYYQNDTWQTFVASDKGALSLFNATTDRSIYVFPNLWRGDERALITAEKPEQLVLKLTAKELTAEQTMGFQHFIGDKLKGRESELGTFDKLVIRIRTSNATPLPVKVGLITSDAAGYTARVNVSQNFQDIEIPLNTLKPDSFMLLPRPYPGFHPFRFSAAKAVAFNLKQAEKLEISILQDKKTTAGAQSYTFEVEAVWLEKN, from the coding sequence ATGAAATATAAAACCTCCCTCTTTCTCCTGTTCTTCCTGTATGGGTCTTTTTTCTTCTCCTCTCTTGTTGCCCAAAACAAAGCCTCCAAAAACCAGGAGTTGGTGTATGTTGACCAAAAGGGCATCATGCGTTGGAACAAAAACAACCAGGAGGCAGCTTTCTTCGGGGTAAACTACACCGTTCCGTTTGCCTACGGCTACCGTTCTGTTAAAGCTCGCAACGTAGATCCTGAGAAAGCCATTGACCAGGATGTCTACCACATGGCTCGTTTAGGATTAGACGCCTTCAGAGTGCACGTGTGGGATACGGAGATCTCTGATACTTTAGGCAACCTGCTGGAGAATGAGCACCTGCGCCTTTTTGATTACCTGGTCTACAAATTAAAGCAGCGCAACATAAGGGTCATGCTGACTCCCATTGCTTTCTGGGGAAACGGCTACCCTGAAAAAGATGAGAACACCCCCGGCTTTTCGCGCCTGTACGGCAAACAGAAAGCTTTGGTAAATGAGTATGCCTTTAAAGCGCAGGAGAATTACCTTAAACAGTTTCTGAACCACATCAATCCCTATACCAAACTCAGGTACGGGGCTGACCCCAACATTATTGCCGCAGAGGTAAACAATGAACCACAGCACTCCGGCCCCAAAGCCAGGACCACCGAGTACGTGAACAGAATGGTGGCTGCCATTCGGGCAACTGGCTGGACCAAGCCCATCTTTTACAACATCAGTGAATCTCCGCGGTACGCTGATGCCGTAGCCAAGGCCAATGTAGACGGGTTCAGTTTTCAGTGGTACCCCACAGGACTGGTGGCCAACCACACTTTACAGGGCAATTACCTGCCTCATGTTGACCGCTACAACATCCCATTTGACACCATTCCGGAGTTCAGAAACAAAGCTTTGATGGTGTATGAATTTGATGCCGGAGACGTACTAGGTTCTTACATGTACCCGGCCATGGCCAAGAGTTTTCGGGAGGCGGGCTTTCAATGGGCCACGCAGTTTGCCTATGACCCAATGGCTACCGCTTACGCAAATACTGAATACCAGACCCACTACCTGAACTTGGCGTACACTCCCTCTAAAGCTATCAGCCTCATGATTGCGGCCGAGGCCTTCCATCAACTTCCCTTACGCAAGAGCTACGGCACCTACCCGGCAGACAGTGTTTTTGGTGCGTTTAGGGTGAGTTATAAAGAATCACTGAGCGAGATGAACACGCAGAGGGCATTCCTGTATACCAATACCACCCACACCAAACCAGTGAATGTTGGTAAGTTAACCCAGGTGGCTGGGGTAGGAAGTTCGCCAGTGGTAACCTACAGCGGTTCTGGATCTTATTTCCTGGACAAGCTGGAGAAAGGAGTTTGGCGGCTGGAGGTAATGCCTGATGCAGTGCACATCAGAGACCCCTTCGCAAAAGCATCACCTAACAAAGAAGTAACCCGCATTCAGTGGCTGAACCACTCCATGCAGATCAGGCTGGCTGAGCTGGGGGAGGAGTTTACCATAACCAGTGTGAATGAGGGAAATGCCTACAAAGCCTCTGCAAAGGAGGGTGGTTTTCAAATAAAACCCGGAGTCTATTTACTGGCCAGAAAAGGAAAAGGACCGCTGAAAGGAAAGACCTTTTTTGGAAACATGGAGATCAAAGAATTCGCAGCTCCTCAGCCCACAGAAACGAAGATCTTTGTAGCGCACCAGCCCTTGAAAGAAGTATCCGCCGGAAAGCCATTTGTGCTGTACGCCAAAGTAGTGGGTGTATCCCGGGAGGCTAAGATTTCTTTGCAGCTAAACAACCAGGCTGGGGTTTACAAAACCGTAGCGATGGAGAGCCTGGGAGGTAGTAAATACAAAGCCGAAATTCCTTTTGATCTCACCTCGCCGGGCTTAATCAACTACCGGATCATGGTGCAGGATGGAACGCAGCAGGTGACATTCCCCGGAGGATACGAGGGGGATCCCTGGGCTTGGGACTATTACCAGAATGACACCTGGCAAACGTTTGTCGCCTCTGACAAGGGAGCTTTGTCTCTGTTTAACGCCACTACAGACCGGTCCATTTATGTCTTCCCGAACCTCTGGAGGGGAGATGAGCGGGCCTTGATCACCGCAGAAAAACCTGAGCAACTGGTGCTGAAACTAACTGCCAAAGAACTAACGGCAGAACAAACCATGGGCTTCCAGCACTTCATAGGAGACAAACTGAAGGGTCGTGAAAGTGAACTTGGAACCTTTGACAAACTGGTGATCAGAATCAGAACATCTAATGCAACCCCATTGCCGGTGAAGGTAGGATTAATCACCTCTGATGCCGCTGGCTATACCGCTAGGGTGAATGTCAGCCAGAACTTTCAAGACATTGAGATACCCTTAAACACATTGAAACCAGATTCTTTCATGCTGTTGCCCAGGCCTTATCCGGGCTTCCACCCGTTCAGGTTTTCGGCTGCTAAGGCTGTGGCTTTTAATTTAAAGCAAGCAGAGAAGCTTGAAATTTCTATCCTTCAGGATAAAAAGACTACTGCAGGGGCACAATCCTACACCTTCGAAGTGGAAGCCGTATGGCTAGAAAAAAACTAG
- a CDS encoding GAF domain-containing protein gives MMSAPIPSNESERLNALRQHNILDTLPEEVYDEVTKIASEICGTPTALLTMVDKDRQWFKSKQGFDVDETPREISFCAHAIINPDEPFIVEDARYDERFHDNPLVAKDPKIVFYAGVPVKSADGHALGTLCVIDTRPRELTEQKIQSLKALAKLVNVHFELRKMKLVLEERERVLHQARQLSTSFDNEVQNMLRNNQVTPGSSPFRANRHLFERTASGI, from the coding sequence ATGATGTCTGCCCCAATTCCCTCAAATGAGTCGGAACGTTTAAATGCACTGCGTCAACATAATATCCTGGATACCCTGCCAGAAGAGGTGTATGATGAGGTAACTAAAATTGCCTCAGAAATTTGTGGCACCCCAACTGCTCTGCTCACCATGGTAGATAAAGACCGCCAATGGTTTAAATCCAAGCAGGGGTTTGACGTAGATGAAACTCCACGGGAGATTTCCTTTTGCGCCCATGCCATCATCAATCCAGACGAACCCTTTATAGTGGAAGATGCACGGTATGACGAGCGTTTTCATGATAACCCCTTAGTAGCCAAAGACCCTAAAATCGTTTTCTATGCGGGAGTACCCGTGAAAAGTGCTGATGGTCATGCTTTGGGAACCCTGTGCGTCATTGATACCCGGCCCCGGGAATTAACGGAGCAAAAGATTCAGTCACTCAAAGCATTGGCCAAGTTAGTGAATGTGCATTTTGAGTTAAGAAAAATGAAACTTGTCTTAGAAGAAAGAGAAAGGGTGCTTCACCAGGCGCGGCAACTTTCAACTTCCTTTGACAATGAGGTGCAGAACATGCTACGGAATAACCAGGTAACTCCAGGAAGTTCCCCCTTTAGAGCAAATCGCCACCTCTTTGAAAGGACTGCTTCGGGCATATAG